A genomic region of Pyrus communis chromosome 14, drPyrComm1.1, whole genome shotgun sequence contains the following coding sequences:
- the LOC137716443 gene encoding protein DETOXIFICATION 19-like: protein MENGDMVANTNNTTPLLEAGGHGGAKGGWWNKVLDVEEAKNQMLFSLPMILTNVCYYMIPLISVMFAGHLGDLQLAGATLANSWATVTGFAFMVGLSGALETLCGQGFGAKLYRMLGIYLQASSIISFLASIIVSVVWFYTEPILILIHQDPQISKYAALYMKFLIPGLFAYGFLHNILRFLQTQSVVMPLVYFSVIPVVLHVGIAYGLVHWTGLGYVGAPLAASISIWISMLMLATYVLCAKKFEHTWEGFTLESFNYVLTNLKLALPSAAMVCLEYWAFEILVFMAGVMPKAEQNTSLIAICVNTEAIAYMITYGLSAAASTRVSNELGAGNPEKAKNAMAVTLKLSILLALIVDLALAFGHNLWAGAFSDSSVIIKLFASMTPLLAISIIADSFQGVLSGVARGCGWQHLAVYVNLGTFYLVGMTIAGVLAFKLKLYAKGLWIGLICGLSCQTVLLLVVTLRTKWTQLDLPRNADAILV from the exons ATGGAGAACGGAGACATGGTAGCAAACACTAATAATACGACGCCGTTGTTGGAGGCAGGTGGTCATGGAGGAGCAAAAGGGGGGTGGTGGAACAAGGTGCTGGACGTGGAGGAGGCAAAAAATCAGATGTTGTTTTCGTTGCCAATGATTCTGACGAATGTTTGCTATTACATGATCCCTTTGATTTCGGTCATGTTTGCCGGCCATCTTGGTGATCTTCAGCTTGCCGGTGCAACCCTCGCCAATTCTTGGGCCACCGTCACCGGCTTCGCTTTCATG gtTGGATTAAGTGGAGCTCTGGAAACGTTGTGTGGGCAAGGATTCGGCGCAAAGTTATATAGAATGCTGGGGATTTATCTACAAGCCTCTTCCATCATTTCTTTCCTGGCCTCTATCATTGTATCCGTAGTCTGGTTCTATACAGAACCAATACTTATCTTAATTCACCAAGACCCTCAAATCTCAAAATATGCAGCGCTTTATATGAAATTTCTGATTCCGGGGTTGTTTGCATATGGCTTCCTGCACAATATTTTGAGATTTCTTCAGACGCAATCCGTTGTCATGCCATTGGTCTACTTCTCGGTGATCCCAGTGGTTCTTCATGTTGGCATTGCGTATGGCCTGGTACATTGGACAGGTCTTGGTTACGTGGGAGCTCCGCTGGCAGCTTCGATTTCAATATGGATATCAATGCTAATGTTGGCCACGTACGTTTTGTGCGCAAAGAAGTTTGAGCATACGTGGGAAGGGTTTACATTAGAATCATTTAATTACGTCCTCACCAACTTGAAACTTGCCCTACCCTCTGCAGCAATGGTATG TTTGGAGTATTGGGCCTTTGAGATTCTGGTGTTCATGGCAGGAGTAATGCCAAAAGCTGAACAAAACACTTCCCTAATTGCAATCTG TGTGAATACAGAAGCAATTGCATACATGATTACATATGGCCTCAGTGCTGCTGCAAG CACAAGGGTATCAAATGAATTGGGAGCAGGCAATCCTGAGAAAGCCAAGAATGCAATGGCTGTGACTCTTAAGCTCTCTATACTTCTCGCACTCATCGTCGATCTGGCTCTGGCATTTGGTCACAATTTATGGGCCGGCGCCTTCAGCGACAGCAGCGTAATAATAAAACTATTTGCTTCCATGACACCGTTGCTTGCAATTTCTATAATTGCTGATTCTTTCCAAGGCGTCTTATCAG GTGTGGCCAGAGGATGTGGGTGGCAGCACCTGGCTGTGTATGTAAACTTGGGAACATTCTATTTGGTTGGCATGACAATTGCAGGTGTTCTTGCATTTAAGTTGAAACTATATGCTAAG GGGTTGTGGATTGGTTTAATCTGCGGTCTTTCTTGCCAAACTGTCCTACTTTTGGTGGTCACACTGCGCACAAAATGGACTCAACTGGATTTACCTCGTAACGCAGATGCAATTTTGGTCTAA